A single genomic interval of Armigeres subalbatus isolate Guangzhou_Male chromosome 1, GZ_Asu_2, whole genome shotgun sequence harbors:
- the LOC134209263 gene encoding zeta-sarcoglycan gives MGQLKIVSGGIQLTGQAMVLDILRASSIRSKHGQPISIESSRNFSVNTRDSEGYLENQLFLGHDRLEVLANHFRVADSHGTSLFSVDRDEVTIGAGSLRVEGEGGVIFRDSIQTPLVRAEAGKDLKLESPTRSLEARATQEIFMQSRAGSIEANCLNDLKLHSVAGSIRLDASTIIMPNLRTVQAPSSAASGSSRDHGPGSASASSSHTKIYQLCACSNGKLFLAPAHSICTADDSAICR, from the exons ATGGGTCAGCTGAAGATAGTTTCCGGAGGGATTCAACTGACGGGCCAAGCGATGGTTCTGGACATCTTACGAGCTTCCTCGATACGGTCCAAACACGGGCAGCCCATTTCTATTG AGTCTTCGCGCAACTTTAGTGTTAACACACGTGATTCCGAGGGATACTTGGAGAATCAACTATTTCTGGGTCACGATCGATTAGAAGTGCTTGCTAATCACTTTCGGGTAGCGGACAGTCATGGTACCTCACTGTTTTCGGTGGATCGGGACGAGGTCACCATAGGAGCAGGTTCTCTTAGAGTCGAGGGAGAAGGTGGAGTCATATTCAGAGATTCAATCCAAACTCCACTGGTCCGGGCGGAAGCCGGCAAGGATTTGAA gttggagtcACCAACGCGATCTCTAGAGGCACGTGCTACTCAAGAAATATTTATGCAATCACGAGCCGGAAGCATCGAAGCCAACTGCCTCAACGATCTCAAGCTCCATTCAGTGGCGGGCAGT ATTCGCCTGGACGCCAGTACAATTATCATGCCCAACCTCAGAACCGTTCAAGCTCCTTCGTCTGCAGCATCAGGGTCATCACGCGATCACGGTCCTGGATCGGCCTCCGCATCGTCATCGCACACCAAAATCTATCAACTGTGTGCCTGCTCCAACGGGAAATTATTTCTCGCTCCTGCCCACAGCATATGTACCGCAGACGACAGCGCTATCTGTAGGTAA